The following proteins are encoded in a genomic region of Pseudomonas sp. Os17:
- a CDS encoding CsiV family protein: MRLFRSLTLLLTLVAPMAFADDLYQVEMILVRQNAEPQILSRAAPEDWAAGAQHLSPDSQRTPALGGIVDKLNASGNYSVLLHKAWQQTLGETPVKVALSDGPEQFGQFPIEGTLNLKLGRFTDVDADFWINQIDSNGLVTRSERLKQQSHTKNGQLNYLDNGHLALLIKITSLTAPAPRPAPTEIPD; encoded by the coding sequence ATGCGCCTGTTCCGCTCCCTGACCCTGCTCCTGACCCTGGTCGCGCCCATGGCGTTTGCCGACGACCTGTATCAGGTGGAAATGATCCTTGTCCGGCAGAACGCCGAGCCGCAGATCCTCAGCCGCGCCGCTCCCGAAGACTGGGCCGCCGGCGCTCAACACCTGAGCCCCGACAGCCAGCGCACGCCCGCCCTGGGCGGGATCGTCGACAAGCTCAACGCCAGTGGCAACTACAGCGTGCTGCTGCACAAGGCCTGGCAGCAGACCCTGGGGGAAACCCCGGTCAAGGTGGCCCTCAGCGACGGTCCGGAACAGTTCGGCCAGTTCCCCATCGAAGGCACCCTGAACCTCAAGCTCGGGCGCTTCACCGATGTCGACGCGGACTTCTGGATCAACCAGATCGACAGCAATGGCCTGGTCACCCGCAGCGAACGCCTGAAACAGCAGAGCCACACCAAGAACGGCCAGCTCAACTACCTGGACAACGGCCATCTGGCCCTGCTGATCAAGATCACCTCGCTCACCGCACCGGCACCCCGCCCCGCTCCAACTGAAATACCGGACTGA